From a region of the Primulina eburnea isolate SZY01 chromosome 7, ASM2296580v1, whole genome shotgun sequence genome:
- the LOC140836344 gene encoding mitogen-activated protein kinase kinase kinase 20-like: MDWIRGENVGHGSFATVNLAVPRSKSGGVFPLMAVKSCGFSQSSSLMKEKLILDELKDCPEVVRCFGESFSYENGEKLYNVLLEYAPGGTLADKLKNYSDRRLPESEVRRCTKALLRGIHYIHKLGYVHCDIKLQNILLGSNGGVKIADFGLAKKAEGGVSACELRGTPLYMSPEMVYSGEQGPPADIWAVGCVVAEMATGSPAWRCSDVPGLLFRIGIGEEVPEIPGNLSAEGKDFVRRCFVKNPSNRWTAEMLLNHPFIADDQDFDDDVDVVSLTTKEEQSASISPRCPLDFPDWASSTCSTTSLPLPVYSSEYGSSFSGDLWSISPSVHLRDLVNNQILLDWSVSDDWLTVR, encoded by the coding sequence ATGGATTGGATTCGAGGTGAGAACGTGGGACATGGTAGCTTTGCTACTGTAAATTTAGCGGTTCCCAGAAGCAAGAGTGGTGGAGTTTTCCCATTAATGGCTGTGAAGTCTTGCGGTTTTTCGCAATCTTCTTCTCTTATGAAGGAGAAATTGATTCTGGACGAGCTTAAGGACTGCCCGGAGGTGGTTCGTTGCTTTGGTGAAAGCTTTTCATATGAAAATGGCGAAAAGTTGTATAATGTACTGCTGGAGTACGCCCCGGGCGGCACCTTGGCCGATAAACTCAAGAATTATAGTGATCGGAGGCTTCCGGAATCCGAAGTCCGGCGGTGCACGAAGGCTTTGCTTAGAGGTATTCACTATATTCACAAGCTTGGGTACGTTCACTGTGATATTAAGCTTCAAAATATTCTCTTGGGCTCTAACGGTGGGGTGAAGATTGCGGATTTCGGGTTGGCGAAGAAAGCAGAAGGAGGTGTTTCTGCGTGTGAATTAAGGGGCACGCCGCTATACATGTCGCCGGAGATGGTCTACAGCGGCGAACAGGGCCCTCCTGCGGATATCTGGGCCGTTGGATGCGTGGTAGCGGAGATGGCAACGGGATCTCCGGCGTGGCGGTGCTCCGACGTTCCGGGACTTTTATTTAGGATTGGTATTGGCGAGGAGGTACCTGAAATTCCCGGGAATTTGTCGGCGGAGGGGAAAGATTTTGTTAGGAGATGCTTTGTTAAGAACCCAAGCAATAGATGGACGGCTGAGATGCTTCTAAATCATCCCTTCATTGCTGATGATCAAGATTTTGATGATGACGTCGACGTCGTCTCCTTAACAACCAAAGAGGAACAAAGTGCCTCAATTTCTCCGAGATGCCCATTGGATTTCCCAGATTGGGCTTCGTCGACATGTTCAACTACATCTCTGCCATTGCCGGTATATTCCTCGGAATACGGCTCTAGTTTCTCCGGCGATTTGTGGTCCATTTCTCCGAGTGTCCATCTGCGAGACTTGGTGAACAATCAAATTCTCCTTGATTGGTCTGTTTCGGATGATTGGCTGACAGTTAGGTGA
- the LOC140836343 gene encoding uncharacterized protein isoform X2: MRKNMGSFRNSGTYTSPGTPEHGDISMVETPRGWSSERVGMPNSSSRRHNSYAAALIPFNSGRALPSKWDDAERWIKSPVLGHKSFKAVPSEAPKRQPKSKSGPLGSSGLVRLSNYSPTLGAEIVKNFVGNAMSTGFSSYDTGIEVNSSQLYCENAIARSTSVPEVGLDDGTKEEDGYVSCRDMSTQISPEGSVNSSSKPTFLYSILTSSSLGPNANPAAEKEIRDVQVDKSTGTGQQSKKQEQIDVEKLKNVQVKLLKEEAKISAWENLQQAKADAAIQKLEMRLEKKRSVSMDKILNKLRAAQMKAEAMRNSVLSERHENRSRRNACLGSSCGFFVNFPSLVAREDSP; the protein is encoded by the exons ATGAGGAAGAATATGGGATCGTTTAGAAATTCCGGTACATATACGAGTCCAGGGACACCGGAACATGGTGACATCAGCATGGTAGAAACTCCCAGAGGTTGGAGCTCAGAGCGAGTAGGGATGCCGAATAGCAGTAGTCGGAGGCATAATAGTTATGCTGCTGCTTTGATACCCTTTAACAGTGGAAGAGCATTGCCTTCCAAATGGGATGATGCTGAGAGATGGATTAAGAGCCCAGTTTTGGGCCACAAGTCTTTCAAGGCCGTACCTTCTGAGGCGCCAAAGAGGCAGCCAAAATCGAAGAGTGGCCCATTGGGATCTTCAGGACTTGTCCGCTTATCAAACTACTCGCCCACCTTGGGAGCCGAGATTGTGAAGAACTTCGTGGGAAATGCAATGTCTACCGGATTTTCCAGTTATGATACTGGAATTGAAGTAAACTCCAGTCAATTATATTGTGAAAATGCTATTGCTAGAAGTACTAGCGTGCCTG AAGTGGGgcttgatgatggcaccaaggAAGAAGATGGGTATGTTTCATGTAGGGATATGTCGACTCAAATAAGTCCAGAAGGAAGTGTTAATTCGTCCTCCAAACCAACGTTTTTGTATTCCATTTTAACTTCCTCTTCGTTGGGTCCAAATGCAAATCCCGCAGCTGAAAAGGAAATCCGAGATGTGCAGGTAGATAAAAGCACCGGTACAGGCCAGCAGTCCAAGAAACAAGAACAAATAGATGTGGAGAAATTAAAGAATGTTCAAGTGAA GTTGCTAAAAGAAGAAGCCAAGATAAGTGCTTGGGAGAATTTGCAGCAGGCTAAAGCAGACGCCGCAATTCAGAAACTGGAG ATGAGACTAGAAAAGAAGAGATCAGTATCCATGGACAAAATATTGAACAAGCTCAGAGCTGCTCAGATGAAAGCTGAGGCCATGAGAAACTCAGTGCTGTCAGAAAGACATGAAAATCGAAGCAGGAGAAATGCATGCTTAGGAAGTTCCTGTGGCTTTTTTGTGAATTTTCCTTCTCTCGTTGCCCGTGAGGACAGTCCGTGA
- the LOC140836343 gene encoding uncharacterized protein isoform X1, whose amino-acid sequence MRKNMGSFRNSGTYTSPGTPEHGDISMVETPRGWSSERVGMPNSSSRRHNSYAAALIPFNSGRALPSKWDDAERWIKSPVLGHKSFKAVPSEAPKRQPKSKSGPLGSSGLVRLSNYSPTLGAEIVKNFVGNAMSTGFSSYDTGIEVNSSQLYCENAIARSTSVPGLSNFLEVGLDDGTKEEDGYVSCRDMSTQISPEGSVNSSSKPTFLYSILTSSSLGPNANPAAEKEIRDVQVDKSTGTGQQSKKQEQIDVEKLKNVQVKLLKEEAKISAWENLQQAKADAAIQKLEMRLEKKRSVSMDKILNKLRAAQMKAEAMRNSVLSERHENRSRRNACLGSSCGFFVNFPSLVAREDSP is encoded by the exons ATGAGGAAGAATATGGGATCGTTTAGAAATTCCGGTACATATACGAGTCCAGGGACACCGGAACATGGTGACATCAGCATGGTAGAAACTCCCAGAGGTTGGAGCTCAGAGCGAGTAGGGATGCCGAATAGCAGTAGTCGGAGGCATAATAGTTATGCTGCTGCTTTGATACCCTTTAACAGTGGAAGAGCATTGCCTTCCAAATGGGATGATGCTGAGAGATGGATTAAGAGCCCAGTTTTGGGCCACAAGTCTTTCAAGGCCGTACCTTCTGAGGCGCCAAAGAGGCAGCCAAAATCGAAGAGTGGCCCATTGGGATCTTCAGGACTTGTCCGCTTATCAAACTACTCGCCCACCTTGGGAGCCGAGATTGTGAAGAACTTCGTGGGAAATGCAATGTCTACCGGATTTTCCAGTTATGATACTGGAATTGAAGTAAACTCCAGTCAATTATATTGTGAAAATGCTATTGCTAGAAGTACTAGCGTGCCTGGTTTGTCAAACTTTCTTG AAGTGGGgcttgatgatggcaccaaggAAGAAGATGGGTATGTTTCATGTAGGGATATGTCGACTCAAATAAGTCCAGAAGGAAGTGTTAATTCGTCCTCCAAACCAACGTTTTTGTATTCCATTTTAACTTCCTCTTCGTTGGGTCCAAATGCAAATCCCGCAGCTGAAAAGGAAATCCGAGATGTGCAGGTAGATAAAAGCACCGGTACAGGCCAGCAGTCCAAGAAACAAGAACAAATAGATGTGGAGAAATTAAAGAATGTTCAAGTGAA GTTGCTAAAAGAAGAAGCCAAGATAAGTGCTTGGGAGAATTTGCAGCAGGCTAAAGCAGACGCCGCAATTCAGAAACTGGAG ATGAGACTAGAAAAGAAGAGATCAGTATCCATGGACAAAATATTGAACAAGCTCAGAGCTGCTCAGATGAAAGCTGAGGCCATGAGAAACTCAGTGCTGTCAGAAAGACATGAAAATCGAAGCAGGAGAAATGCATGCTTAGGAAGTTCCTGTGGCTTTTTTGTGAATTTTCCTTCTCTCGTTGCCCGTGAGGACAGTCCGTGA
- the LOC140836343 gene encoding uncharacterized protein isoform X3: MRKNMGSFRNSGTYTSPGTPEHGDISMVETPRGWSSERVGMPNSSSRRHNSYAAALIPFNSGRALPSKWDDAERWIKSPVLGHKSFKAVPSEAPKRQPKSKSGPLGSSGLVRLSNYSPTLGAEIVKNFVGNAMSTGFSSYDTGIEVNSSQLYCENAIARSTSVPEVGLDDGTKEEDGYVSSEKEIRDVQVDKSTGTGQQSKKQEQIDVEKLKNVQVKLLKEEAKISAWENLQQAKADAAIQKLEMRLEKKRSVSMDKILNKLRAAQMKAEAMRNSVLSERHENRSRRNACLGSSCGFFVNFPSLVAREDSP, from the exons ATGAGGAAGAATATGGGATCGTTTAGAAATTCCGGTACATATACGAGTCCAGGGACACCGGAACATGGTGACATCAGCATGGTAGAAACTCCCAGAGGTTGGAGCTCAGAGCGAGTAGGGATGCCGAATAGCAGTAGTCGGAGGCATAATAGTTATGCTGCTGCTTTGATACCCTTTAACAGTGGAAGAGCATTGCCTTCCAAATGGGATGATGCTGAGAGATGGATTAAGAGCCCAGTTTTGGGCCACAAGTCTTTCAAGGCCGTACCTTCTGAGGCGCCAAAGAGGCAGCCAAAATCGAAGAGTGGCCCATTGGGATCTTCAGGACTTGTCCGCTTATCAAACTACTCGCCCACCTTGGGAGCCGAGATTGTGAAGAACTTCGTGGGAAATGCAATGTCTACCGGATTTTCCAGTTATGATACTGGAATTGAAGTAAACTCCAGTCAATTATATTGTGAAAATGCTATTGCTAGAAGTACTAGCGTGCCTG AAGTGGGgcttgatgatggcaccaaggAAGAAGATGGGTATGTTTCAT CTGAAAAGGAAATCCGAGATGTGCAGGTAGATAAAAGCACCGGTACAGGCCAGCAGTCCAAGAAACAAGAACAAATAGATGTGGAGAAATTAAAGAATGTTCAAGTGAA GTTGCTAAAAGAAGAAGCCAAGATAAGTGCTTGGGAGAATTTGCAGCAGGCTAAAGCAGACGCCGCAATTCAGAAACTGGAG ATGAGACTAGAAAAGAAGAGATCAGTATCCATGGACAAAATATTGAACAAGCTCAGAGCTGCTCAGATGAAAGCTGAGGCCATGAGAAACTCAGTGCTGTCAGAAAGACATGAAAATCGAAGCAGGAGAAATGCATGCTTAGGAAGTTCCTGTGGCTTTTTTGTGAATTTTCCTTCTCTCGTTGCCCGTGAGGACAGTCCGTGA
- the LOC140835936 gene encoding uncharacterized protein isoform X1, with the protein MSHLPHPSIPRSPPPRSLYKLNSWSPDSNRDEAWLRRKVCRNRRSKSLTDEDLDELKACIELGFTFDSSEIDQRLSDTIPAYGLYYAINKNYNSTVAKQQQQQPSSSAQPECDTPSPVGSPHTILGPTPAGHEDKIKTMGTIGCLLCSPISELTIFNVSISFIGSIYYSCEVHMNLQI; encoded by the exons ATGTCACATCTACCTCACCCCTCTATCCCTCGGTCTCCGCCGCCTCGCTCTTTGTACAAACTGAATTCCTGGTCCCCAGACTCAAACCGCGACGAGGCGTGGCTGCGGCGGAAGGTCTGCCGTAACAGACGCAGCAAGAGCTTAACCGATGAAGATCTTGACGAACTGAAGGCTTGCATAGAGCTCGGTTTTACCTTTGACTCCTCCGAAATCGACCAGCGCTTGTCCGACACAATTCCCGCTTACGGCCTCTACTACGCCATCAACAAGAATTACAATAGCACCGTCGCAAAGCAACAGCAGCAGCAGCCTTCCTCTTCGGCCCAGCCGGAGTGTGACACTCCCTCCCCAGTTGGAAGCCCGCACACCATTCTCGGTCCAACTCCAGCAG GTCATGAAGACAAGATTAAGACAATGGGCACAATTGGTTGCTTGCTCTGTTCGCCAATCTCCGAATTAACTATCTTCAACGTTAGCATATCTTTCATTGGATCTATATATTATTCTTGTGAAGTTCACATGAACTTACAGATTTAA
- the LOC140836345 gene encoding nicotinate phosphoribosyltransferase 2-like isoform X1: MAGALPAANGVEKEERQSRSIDGPTNPMVTPLLTDLYQFTMAYAYWKGGKHNERAVFDLYFRRNPFGGEYTVFAGLEECIKLIANFRFTEDDIAFIQSSLPPTCEVGFYNYLRGIDCSDVEIHAFSEGCVVFPRMPLMRVEGPVAVVQLLETPLLNLVNYASLVATNAARHRFVAGKSKLLLEFGLRRAQGPDGGIGASKYCYMGGFDATSNVAAGKLFGIPLRGTHSHAFVSSFLSIDEITKKSLHSCDGSNVCEDFVSLVHTWLRKLKCSDLLGCIFGETNQSELAAFISYALAFPRNFLALVDTYDVMRSGIPNFCAVALALNDFGYKAIGIRLDSGDLAYQSCEARNFFRVVEKEFGVSEYGKTSITASNDLNEETLDALNKQGHEVDAFGIGTHLVTCYAQPALGVVFKLVEINNKPRIKLSEDVSKVSIPCKKRCYRLYGKEGYPLVDIMTGENEPPPKVGERILCRHPFNESKRAYVVPQRVEELMKCFWPGKSGKDRAELPPIKLIRERCIKQLDQMRPDHMRRLNPTPYKVSVSAKLYDFIHFLWLNEAPVGELQ, encoded by the exons GTTTGACTTGTATTTTCGGAGGAATCCTTTTGGAGGTGAATATACAGTTTTTGCTGGTCTAGAAGAGTGCATAAAGCTAATTGCTAATTTTAGATTTACGGAAGATGATATTGCCTTTATCCAATCATCTTTGCCTCCGACATGTGAG GTTGGCTTCTATAACTATCTAAGGGGAATAGATTGTTCAGATGTGGAGATACATGCTTTTTCTGAAGGTTGTGTTGTGTTTCCAAGGATGCCATTAATGAGAGTTGAAGGACCAGTAGCA GTTGTTCAGCTGCTTGAAACCCCACTTTTAAACCTAGTAAATTATGCATCTTTGGTAGCTACAAATGCTGCAAGGCATCGTTTTGTTGCTGGAAAGTCCAAACTACTTCTTGAATTTGGGCTGCGACGAGCACAG GGCCCTGATGGTGGAATAGGAGCCTCAAAGTACTGTTACATGGGTGGATTTGATGCGACAAG CAATGTTGCCGCTGGAAAACTATTTGGAATACCACTTCGTGGAACACATTCCCATGCATTTGTCAGCTCTTTTCTG AGCATTGATGAGATCACCAAGAAGTCACTTCATAGTTGTGATGGCTCAAATGTGTGTGAAGATTTTGTTAGTTTGGTGCATACTTGGTTAAGAAAATTGAAG TGTTCAGATTTATTGGGCTGTATTTTTGGCGAAACAAATCAAAGTGAGCTGGCTGCTTTCATCTCGTATGCTCTTGCCTTTCCGAGAAACTTTTTGGCCCTTGTTGACACGTATGAT GTGATGAGAAGTGGTATTCCTAATTTTTGTGCAGTGGCTCTAGCTCTAAACGATTTCGG TTATAAAGCAATAGGAATTAGACTTGATTCCGGTGATCTTGCCTATCAGTCATGTGAGGCCCGAAATTTTTTTCGGGTGGTTGAGAAGGAATTTGGAGTGTCAGAGTATGGAAAGACGAGCATAACTGCTAGCAATGACCTCAATGAAGAAACTTTAGATGCTTTAAACAAACAG GGTCATGAAGTTGATGCGTTCGGAATTGGAACACATTTGGTTACATGTTATGCTCAGCCTGCCTTAGGTGTCGTTTTCAAACTGGTCGAAATAAACAACAAGCCACGTATAAAACTTTCTGAAGATGTCTCGAAG GTCTCCATTCCGTGCAAAAAAAGGTGTTACAGATTGTATGGGAAGGAAGGGTACCCTCTTGTGGATATTATGACTGGGGAAAATGAACCTCCTCCCAAG GTAGGTGAAAGAATTTTGTGTCGCCATCCGTTCAATGAATCCAAAAGAGCATATGTGGTGCCACAGCGTGTTGAGGAGCTTATGAAATGTTTTTGGCCCGGTAAATCAG GAAAAGATAGAGCAGAGTTACCACCCATAAAATTAATAAGAGAACGATGTATTAAACAACTGGATCAGATGCGACCCGACCACATGAGAAGGTTGAATCCAACACCTTACAAG GTTAGTGTAAGTGCaaaattatatgatttcatTCATTTCTTGTGGCTCAATGAAGCACCAGTTGGAGAGCTGCAGTGA
- the LOC140835936 gene encoding uncharacterized protein isoform X2, giving the protein MSHLPHPSIPRSPPPRSLYKLNSWSPDSNRDEAWLRRKVCRNRRSKSLTDEDLDELKACIELGFTFDSSEIDQRLSDTIPAYGLYYAINKNYNSTVAKQQQQQPSSSAQPECDTPSPVGSPHTILGPTPAGDNPQVMKTRLRQWAQLVACSVRQSPN; this is encoded by the exons ATGTCACATCTACCTCACCCCTCTATCCCTCGGTCTCCGCCGCCTCGCTCTTTGTACAAACTGAATTCCTGGTCCCCAGACTCAAACCGCGACGAGGCGTGGCTGCGGCGGAAGGTCTGCCGTAACAGACGCAGCAAGAGCTTAACCGATGAAGATCTTGACGAACTGAAGGCTTGCATAGAGCTCGGTTTTACCTTTGACTCCTCCGAAATCGACCAGCGCTTGTCCGACACAATTCCCGCTTACGGCCTCTACTACGCCATCAACAAGAATTACAATAGCACCGTCGCAAAGCAACAGCAGCAGCAGCCTTCCTCTTCGGCCCAGCCGGAGTGTGACACTCCCTCCCCAGTTGGAAGCCCGCACACCATTCTCGGTCCAACTCCAGCAG GAGATAATCCGCAGGTCATGAAGACAAGATTAAGACAATGGGCACAATTGGTTGCTTGCTCTGTTCGCCAATCTCCGAATTAA